One part of the Methanocella sp. genome encodes these proteins:
- the rpiA gene encoding ribose-5-phosphate isomerase RpiA gives MKDHSGSDLARKNAAVKACELVEDGMAVGLGTGSTTAYAIRELGRRVEEGLDIVGVPTSYAAEALAIECGIPLSTLAECPGLDVDIDGADQVDSALNVIKGGGAAHTREKVVSCSSKMFAVVIDGNKLKDVLSRSVPVEVLPYARRLVEKKIEALGGKCTIRTGSGKDGPVISDNGNFIMDCDFGPINKPALLAEKLSQIPGLVEHGIFTNADVVYIGYEDRVERLERKK, from the coding sequence ATGAAGGACCATTCGGGCAGCGACCTGGCGAGAAAGAACGCGGCCGTGAAGGCGTGCGAGCTGGTGGAGGATGGGATGGCGGTGGGCCTGGGGACGGGCTCTACCACGGCCTACGCGATACGAGAGCTGGGCCGGAGGGTCGAAGAGGGCCTGGACATCGTGGGCGTGCCCACGTCGTACGCGGCCGAGGCGCTGGCCATCGAGTGCGGCATTCCACTTTCGACGCTCGCCGAGTGCCCCGGGCTGGACGTCGACATCGACGGCGCCGACCAGGTGGATTCTGCTTTGAACGTCATCAAGGGCGGCGGAGCGGCCCATACGAGAGAGAAGGTCGTCTCCTGCTCTTCGAAAATGTTCGCCGTTGTCATCGACGGCAATAAGCTGAAGGACGTGCTCAGCCGGAGCGTGCCCGTTGAAGTTTTACCGTACGCCCGCAGGCTCGTGGAGAAGAAGATCGAGGCCCTGGGCGGCAAGTGCACGATAAGGACGGGATCTGGCAAGGACGGCCCGGTCATTTCGGATAACGGCAACTTCATCATGGACTGCGACTTCGGCCCCATCAACAAGCCGGCCCTGCTCGCCGAGAAGCTCTCGCAGATACCCGGCCTGGTGGAGCACGGGATTTTTACCAACGCCGACGTAGTCTATATCGGCTACGAGGACCGTGTCGAGCGCCTCGAAAGGAAAAAGTAG
- a CDS encoding response regulator transcription factor, giving the protein MLKVAIVDDEPDLQRLYKLALASRGYDVAFIANDGTDAVEKNLAGPADIIIMDHRMPTKNGIEATREILSEFPNTGIIFVSADEAVEKEAKEAGAKRFLKKPISLKDLIKNIEDVAQELGIQSALAD; this is encoded by the coding sequence TTGCTAAAGGTCGCTATCGTAGACGATGAGCCGGATCTGCAACGCCTGTATAAGCTAGCCCTGGCCTCCCGCGGATACGACGTCGCCTTTATCGCCAACGACGGCACCGACGCCGTGGAGAAAAACCTCGCCGGCCCGGCCGATATCATCATCATGGACCACCGCATGCCCACGAAGAACGGCATCGAGGCGACGAGGGAGATACTGTCCGAGTTTCCGAATACGGGCATCATCTTCGTCTCCGCCGACGAGGCCGTGGAGAAAGAGGCGAAGGAAGCGGGCGCAAAGCGCTTTTTAAAGAAGCCCATATCCCTTAAGGACCTCATAAAAAATATCGAAGATGTCGCCCAGGAGCTGGGCATACAGTCCGCTTTAGCGGATTAG
- the ilvD gene encoding dihydroxy-acid dehydratase, with amino-acid sequence MRSDTVKKGIARTPHRALLKAVGLTDRDFDKPFIGVANAWNDIVPGHKHLRELAEKIKQGIREAGGVPFEFGVIGICDGIAMGHEGMFYSLPSREIIADSIELMTESHRLDGIVMLGTCDKIVPGMLMAALRINIPCVVVTGGPMEPGRLDGRDLTLISSFEGIGSFQAGKMTEAELKRIEDACCPGCGSCQGLYTANTMACMAEALGLSLTGCATAHATSAAKSRIALESGRRVVELVNKGIRPLDIVSRESFINAIRVDQAIGGSTNTVLHLMAIAIEGNVTLELNDFDRISGETPHICHMGPAGPYSMKDLDEAGGIPAILNRLAGMLHDTPTVNGTSLLAIARAAKALNSEIIRPLDSPVHKTGGITVMYGSLAPEGAVVKSGAVSEKMLKFTGKARVFDSEDACNDAIQARQIRPGDVVVIRYVGPRGGPGMPEMLSPTSAIAGMGLAESVALVTDGRFSGGTRGPCIGHVTPEAADGGMIGLLRDGDVIAIDIPGKRIDVRLSPEEAAARKKGFEPKKKQLKGYLARYARNVTTASLGGLIR; translated from the coding sequence ATGAGGAGCGATACGGTAAAGAAAGGCATCGCCAGGACGCCCCACAGGGCGCTCCTGAAGGCGGTCGGCTTGACCGACAGGGATTTCGATAAGCCGTTCATCGGCGTGGCCAACGCCTGGAACGACATCGTCCCCGGCCACAAGCACCTGCGCGAGCTGGCGGAAAAAATAAAGCAGGGCATCCGGGAGGCCGGTGGCGTACCCTTCGAGTTCGGCGTGATCGGCATCTGCGACGGCATCGCCATGGGCCACGAGGGCATGTTCTACTCGCTCCCGTCCCGGGAGATCATCGCCGACTCCATCGAGCTCATGACCGAGTCGCACCGCCTGGACGGCATCGTAATGCTGGGCACCTGCGACAAGATCGTGCCGGGAATGCTCATGGCCGCCCTCCGCATCAACATACCCTGCGTGGTCGTAACGGGCGGGCCCATGGAGCCGGGCCGGCTCGACGGCAGGGACCTCACGCTCATCTCGTCTTTTGAGGGCATCGGCAGCTTCCAGGCCGGGAAGATGACTGAAGCGGAGCTCAAGCGCATCGAGGACGCCTGCTGCCCCGGCTGCGGCAGCTGCCAGGGCCTTTACACGGCGAACACCATGGCCTGCATGGCCGAGGCGCTGGGCCTGTCGCTCACGGGATGCGCCACCGCCCACGCGACCAGCGCCGCAAAATCGAGGATCGCTCTGGAGAGCGGCCGGCGCGTGGTCGAGCTTGTGAATAAGGGCATCAGGCCCCTTGACATCGTCTCCCGTGAGTCTTTTATCAACGCCATCCGGGTCGACCAGGCCATCGGCGGCTCTACGAATACGGTTTTACACCTCATGGCCATCGCCATCGAGGGGAACGTCACTCTAGAATTAAACGACTTCGACCGCATCAGCGGCGAGACCCCGCACATTTGCCATATGGGGCCGGCGGGGCCCTATTCCATGAAGGACCTGGACGAGGCGGGGGGCATTCCGGCCATCCTAAACCGCCTGGCGGGCATGCTCCATGATACGCCCACGGTTAACGGTACTTCGCTCCTGGCCATCGCCAGGGCCGCGAAGGCGCTCAACAGCGAGATCATCCGTCCGCTGGATTCGCCCGTGCATAAGACGGGGGGGATCACGGTCATGTACGGCAGCCTGGCGCCGGAGGGCGCAGTGGTCAAGAGCGGCGCCGTGAGCGAGAAAATGCTGAAGTTCACGGGGAAGGCGAGGGTCTTCGACTCCGAGGACGCCTGCAACGACGCCATCCAGGCCCGCCAGATCAGGCCGGGCGACGTGGTCGTCATCCGGTACGTCGGCCCCCGGGGAGGCCCCGGCATGCCGGAGATGCTCAGCCCCACGTCGGCCATCGCCGGAATGGGCCTGGCCGAGTCGGTCGCCCTGGTCACCGACGGCCGCTTTTCCGGAGGGACGAGGGGCCCCTGCATCGGCCATGTCACGCCCGAGGCCGCCGACGGCGGCATGATCGGCCTGCTCCGTGACGGCGACGTCATCGCCATCGACATACCGGGCAAGAGGATTGACGTGCGGCTTTCGCCGGAAGAGGCTGCGGCTAGAAAGAAGGGGTTCGAGCCTAAAAAGAAACAGTTAAAGGGCTATTTGGCCAGGTACGCGAGAAACGTCACGACCGCCTCGCTGGGCGGCCTAATCCGCTAA
- a CDS encoding ubiquitin-like small modifier protein 1, giving the protein MKISVRLFANFREAVGKKDVSLSMNGDNVMAAVLALISLYPSLGPLMLHEGGLKPYVNVLVNGRKAEPADKLKDGDELAIFPPVSGG; this is encoded by the coding sequence ATGAAGATAAGCGTGAGACTGTTCGCGAACTTTCGCGAGGCGGTGGGAAAGAAGGACGTGTCTCTATCGATGAACGGCGATAACGTGATGGCAGCAGTGCTCGCCTTGATATCTCTCTATCCGTCCCTGGGCCCGCTCATGCTCCACGAGGGCGGCCTTAAGCCTTACGTCAACGTTCTCGTCAACGGCAGGAAGGCCGAGCCCGCGGATAAGTTAAAAGACGGCGATGAGCTCGCAATCTTCCCGCCAGTCTCCGGCGGGTAA
- a CDS encoding amino acid permease produces MADKKGLKKTLNTLDIMLMGIGAIIGAGIFVLTGVAAANYAGPGIVLSFIISAIACVLVALIYSELASMVPVAGSTYTYTYAALGEIVAWVVGWDLILEYFFSVCMVSSGWSGYMVSILNSGGINIPQYLISSPETGGLVNLPAMFIPLLIGFLLIRGTKESATVNRIIVFVKLAVIFIFIILAAPKVNPANWTPFLPYGFQGVMAGAAIIFTAFLGFDAMSTTAEESNNPGRSLPVGIIGSLLICTVLYVAVSGLLTGLVPYDQLNVSDPVAYALSAVGYRLGSAIIAVGAIAGITTVLLVMMYGQTRIVFAMSRDGFLPDWVSKLHPKYGTPYMVTLVSACMAAIVAGLVPIQILAELVNIGTLFAFILSAIGVLVLRYKLPDLPRPFRAPAIHIVAPLAVIMCAILMLMLPQATWIRFLLWFCFGLIIYFGYGYRHSRLSMEKAVELVSKK; encoded by the coding sequence ATGGCAGATAAGAAGGGCTTAAAGAAGACCCTGAATACGCTGGACATTATGCTCATGGGCATCGGCGCCATCATCGGCGCCGGCATCTTCGTCCTGACCGGCGTAGCTGCGGCAAATTATGCCGGGCCGGGCATCGTTCTTTCTTTTATCATCAGCGCTATTGCCTGCGTACTGGTCGCCCTCATCTACTCGGAACTGGCCTCCATGGTCCCCGTGGCGGGGAGCACGTATACGTATACCTATGCCGCGCTGGGCGAGATCGTCGCCTGGGTCGTGGGATGGGACCTCATCCTGGAATACTTTTTCTCCGTCTGCATGGTCTCCTCGGGCTGGTCAGGGTACATGGTGAGCATCCTCAATTCAGGGGGCATCAACATTCCCCAGTACCTGATATCGTCGCCGGAAACGGGGGGCCTGGTCAACCTGCCGGCGATGTTCATACCCCTTCTTATCGGGTTTTTACTGATACGGGGCACGAAGGAGAGCGCGACCGTAAACCGGATCATAGTCTTCGTAAAGCTGGCCGTCATCTTCATCTTCATCATCCTTGCCGCGCCAAAGGTAAATCCCGCCAACTGGACGCCGTTCCTGCCGTACGGGTTCCAGGGCGTGATGGCGGGCGCGGCCATCATTTTTACGGCCTTCTTAGGGTTCGACGCCATGTCGACTACGGCCGAGGAAAGCAATAACCCGGGCAGGTCCCTGCCCGTCGGCATCATCGGCTCGCTATTGATCTGTACCGTTCTATATGTGGCCGTGTCCGGCCTGCTCACCGGCCTGGTGCCCTATGATCAATTAAACGTCTCGGACCCGGTCGCCTACGCGCTATCGGCGGTCGGCTACCGTCTCGGCTCGGCCATCATAGCCGTCGGCGCGATCGCGGGGATCACCACGGTTTTGCTCGTCATGATGTACGGCCAGACCAGGATAGTGTTCGCCATGTCCCGGGACGGTTTCCTGCCCGACTGGGTCAGCAAGCTCCACCCGAAGTATGGCACGCCCTATATGGTCACGCTCGTATCGGCGTGCATGGCTGCGATAGTGGCCGGGCTGGTGCCGATACAGATTTTAGCGGAGCTGGTCAATATCGGCACGCTCTTTGCCTTCATCCTCTCGGCCATCGGCGTCTTAGTCCTGCGCTATAAGCTGCCGGACCTGCCCAGGCCCTTCAGGGCCCCCGCCATACATATCGTGGCGCCGCTCGCCGTCATCATGTGCGCCATCCTCATGCTCATGCTGCCCCAGGCCACCTGGATACGGTTCCTGCTCTGGTTCTGCTTCGGGCTCATCATCTATTTTGGCTATGGCTATCGCCACAGCCGGCTAAGCATGGAAAAGGCCGTAGAACTCGTGAGCAAGAAATAG
- a CDS encoding DUF2111 domain-containing protein, with protein MQRICITEDSSADDLAEVALSVHRLFGLPVTARSKNKPGVRVEDDKVVSKSYTGPVLERAMAENKTIRVQPASGVYRGIPVIVTPIQSGGKAVAAIGVVDVTGSLDLKALMDQYASLQKQVGDR; from the coding sequence ATGCAGCGCATCTGTATCACGGAAGATTCATCCGCCGACGACCTCGCCGAGGTCGCCCTCAGCGTCCACCGCCTGTTCGGCCTCCCGGTCACCGCACGCAGCAAGAATAAGCCCGGCGTCAGAGTCGAGGACGACAAGGTCGTATCGAAGAGCTATACCGGCCCGGTGCTGGAACGGGCCATGGCCGAGAATAAGACGATCAGAGTGCAGCCCGCTTCAGGCGTCTACAGGGGGATTCCCGTCATCGTCACCCCCATCCAGTCGGGCGGTAAAGCCGTGGCCGCCATCGGAGTCGTGGACGTCACCGGCTCCCTGGATCTGAAGGCGCTCATGGACCAGTATGCCAGCCTCCAAAAACAGGTCGGGGACCGCTGA
- a CDS encoding pyruvate ferredoxin oxidoreductase subunit gamma, with protein MKEIRIHGRGGQGSVTAAELIAVAAFEDGKWSQAFPYFGTERRGAPVTAFARISDKKIRVRSQIYEPDYVIVQDPSLLPGVDVASGMKKDGLVIINTEKAPEELKLSTPAKVKTIDATTLAISIIGKPIVNTALLGAFAGATGQIRLESVNKAVKDRFPGKIGEKNVEAVKKAYELMSR; from the coding sequence TTGAAAGAGATTCGAATACACGGGCGCGGCGGTCAGGGATCCGTCACTGCGGCCGAGCTCATAGCGGTCGCCGCCTTCGAGGACGGCAAATGGAGCCAGGCCTTCCCCTACTTCGGAACGGAAAGGCGAGGCGCCCCCGTGACGGCGTTCGCGCGGATATCCGACAAGAAAATACGGGTGAGAAGCCAGATCTACGAGCCGGACTACGTCATCGTGCAGGACCCTTCTTTATTGCCGGGCGTCGACGTGGCCAGTGGCATGAAGAAAGACGGGCTCGTTATAATTAACACTGAGAAGGCGCCGGAGGAGCTAAAGCTGAGCACCCCGGCGAAGGTCAAGACCATCGACGCCACCACGCTCGCCATCAGCATAATAGGCAAGCCCATCGTGAATACGGCGCTGCTAGGCGCTTTCGCGGGCGCCACGGGCCAGATCCGGCTGGAGTCGGTCAACAAGGCCGTCAAGGACCGCTTCCCGGGAAAGATCGGGGAAAAGAACGTCGAGGCCGTGAAAAAGGCCTACGAGCTCATGAGCAGGTGA
- a CDS encoding DUF2111 domain-containing protein, whose protein sequence is MMMPIISSDSSIEDLALFALSVHNMIGRMPVAVKTRNSTGVLIDGGEFIIAARECMHLESMFSGDEIRQIYLNEGKHMGANMFASAILNTVGQRIAAIGIIDTLGILSLELFIADQERVERQVGGWEPVDKRFILRRQ, encoded by the coding sequence ATGATGATGCCCATAATTTCGTCGGATTCATCCATCGAGGACCTGGCATTGTTCGCCCTCTCGGTGCATAACATGATCGGCAGGATGCCCGTCGCGGTCAAGACCAGGAACTCCACCGGCGTGCTCATCGACGGTGGCGAGTTCATCATCGCGGCGAGGGAATGCATGCACCTTGAATCGATGTTCTCGGGCGACGAGATACGCCAGATCTACCTTAACGAGGGGAAGCACATGGGCGCCAACATGTTCGCCTCGGCAATCCTGAACACCGTAGGCCAGCGTATCGCGGCCATCGGAATCATCGACACGCTGGGCATACTGTCCCTGGAGCTGTTCATCGCCGACCAAGAGCGGGTCGAGCGACAGGTGGGCGGCTGGGAGCCCGTAGATAAACGTTTTATTTTACGGCGACAGTAA
- a CDS encoding MarC family protein yields MAPDIAFSSTLFIHALVGVFVIVNPFGNVPIFISLTQKFTPVERRNAIVKSVVIATAILLVFALIGKVLFDFLNVTIDSLRIAGGLLLLAIAFDMLMGRSPASRIEPDEERESVAVTPMATPLLAGPGAMTTVMILMNEADTPVLKGSILLAILLAMGATLLILINCDWVYSAIKKDGARVLTKIMGIVLATIAVEMIVNGVLHAFPALGV; encoded by the coding sequence ATGGCACCGGACATAGCGTTCAGCAGCACACTTTTCATTCACGCGCTCGTCGGAGTATTCGTCATTGTCAACCCTTTCGGCAACGTGCCTATCTTCATCTCGCTTACCCAGAAGTTCACGCCCGTCGAGCGCCGGAACGCCATAGTCAAGTCAGTGGTCATCGCCACGGCGATACTTCTCGTCTTCGCCTTGATAGGCAAGGTCTTATTCGACTTCCTTAACGTGACCATAGACTCGCTGCGGATCGCGGGCGGCTTACTTCTACTGGCTATCGCCTTCGACATGCTCATGGGGCGCAGCCCCGCATCACGGATCGAGCCCGACGAGGAGAGGGAATCCGTGGCCGTGACCCCCATGGCTACGCCGCTGCTGGCCGGGCCAGGCGCCATGACAACGGTCATGATCCTCATGAACGAGGCTGATACGCCCGTATTAAAAGGTTCCATCCTGCTCGCCATACTGCTTGCCATGGGCGCCACGCTACTCATTCTAATAAACTGTGACTGGGTGTATAGTGCCATAAAAAAGGACGGTGCCAGGGTGCTCACGAAGATCATGGGTATCGTGCTCGCCACCATCGCCGTGGAAATGATCGTCAATGGCGTGCTTCACGCTTTCCCGGCCTTGGGAGTCTAG